A genomic region of Oncorhynchus mykiss isolate Arlee chromosome 2, USDA_OmykA_1.1, whole genome shotgun sequence contains the following coding sequences:
- the dennd11 gene encoding DENN domain-containing protein 11, with protein MVEQSDRAPLLDWEEIPPNELTQAVPAPAKENGSESNPPDGRSLGSTALAIGWNTSSGGPVSVTTIPSLNRSPHLDYPGPWGVPSPIHADSRISLKERLGWEEKDQIVAVFVVTFDTRSGNMVEWCLPQDVNLDGVEFKSMASGSHRIAKDFIYFRKGCYFGLACFANMPVESESERGARMKSVGILSPSYTLLYRYMHFLENQVRHQLQCPGSYSPLEAFYEDKKAVLPPAGNGLVTACPTSAWVPAINRCMHPEMKITHPAGCMSQFIHFFGEQIMVLWKFALLRKRILIFSPPPVGVVCYRVYCCCSLANISIPGIGVSVPEFRPFFYINVADIAALATEMSYVACTTEKIFEEKKELYDVYVDNQNVKTHRDSLQPLLRLNGVDREKYRKLSEQRQLLLYTQEVDGDCTSNEEDLFILFFMEQNNRIFQTLSEVAASADPTLTAEHVRAMGLDPQADRTFLVDLLELYGIDAMLVIDNPCCP; from the exons ATGGTCGAGCAGTCGGATCGCGCTCCACTGCTCGACTGGGAGGAGATTCCACCAAACGAACTGACCCAGGCGGTTCCCGCTCCAGCAAAAGAAAATGGATCGGAATCAAATCCGCCAGACGGCCGCTCTCTGGGTAGCACCGCGCTCGCCATCGGGTGGAACACTAGCTCTGGGGGTCCAGTAAGTGTAACAACCATTCCCAGCTTGAACAGGAGCCCTCACCTTGACTACCCTGGCCCATGGGGTGTTCCAAGCCCCATCCATGCCGACTCTAGAATATCTCTGAAAGAACGGCTGGGATGGGAGGAAAAGGACCAAATAGTGGCTGTGTTTGTGGTAACCTTTGACACAAGATCAG GTAACATGGTGGAATGGTGCTTACCCCAAGACGTGAATCTTGACGGAGTGGAATTCAAGTCAATGGCGAGCGGATCACACAGAATCGCCAAGGACTTCAT ATATTTCCGTAAAGGCTGCTACTTTGGGCTGGCTTGTTTTGCTAACATGCCTGTTGAGAGTGAATCGGAGAGAGGGGCGCGGATGAAATCTGTGGGTATTCTGTCTCCCTCTTACACCCTCCTATATCGCTACATGCACTTCCTGGAGAACCAGGTTAG acaccagCTCCAGTGCCCTGGCTCGTATTCTCCTCTGGAGGCCTTCTATGAAGATAAGAAAGCTGTGCTGCCCCCAGCAGGGAACGGCCTTGTCACTGCTTGTCCGACCAGTGCTTGGGTCCCAGCCATCAACCGCTGCATGCACCCAGAGATGAAG ATCACCCACCCAGCCGGCTGCATGTCCCAGTTCATCCACTTCTTTGGGGAGCAGATCATGGTGCTGTGGAAGTTTGCCCTGCTCCGAAAACGAATCCTTATCTTCTCCCCACCACCTGTGGGTGTCGTGTGCTACAGGG TGTACTGCTGTTGCTCTCTGGCCAACATCTCTATACCTGGGATAGGTGTGTCTGTGCCTGAGTTCCGCCCCTTCTTCTACATCAATGTGGCAGACATTGCTGCCCTGGCAACAGAGATGTCATACGTGGCTT gtacgaCAGAGAAGATCTTTGAGGAGAAGAAGGAGCTGTATGATGTGTATGTTGACAACCAGAATGTGAAGACACACAGAGATAGCCTTCAGCCACTACTCCGGCTGAATGGGGTGGACCGGGAGAAGTATAGGAAACTCAGCGAACAGAG GCAACTGCTACTTTACACTCAGGAGGTGGATGGAGACTGCACATCAAATGAGGAGGACCTCTTTATCCT ATTTTTCATGGAGCAGAATAACCGTATCTTCCAGACTCTATCGGAGGTGGCGGCGAGTGCGGACCCCACCCTGACGGCAGAGCACGTGAGGGCCATGGGGCTGGACCCTCAGGCAGACCGCACTTTCCTGGTGGACCTGCTGGAGCTCTATGGCATTGATGCCATGCTGGTCATCGATAACCCCTGCTGCCCCTGA
- the wee2 gene encoding wee1-like protein kinase 2 — protein sequence MAMGSDWTVQNLDFSSCGEEEGSDSSLDEWSSINPQILSPNSVCRTPIVQRHCTRSFTISPSIPVSPTTPIPYAAWRKLRLCDSPSTPKSLLSKSALPSFSTKICRSQRALRFATSTDPAQCSRMPSVNVNPFTPDTFRRTREHYKRKSRRSDDDDYGCRMKPSHTSSEEDDDAFLPSKRQAVQAFMLSRYESEFLELGHIGAGEFGVVCKCVKRLDGCLYAIKRSRRPLAGSANEQLALKEVYAHAVLGHHPHVVRYYSAWAEDDHMIIQNEYCDGGSLHDAILKKEASGELFPELELRDLLLHVSMGLKYIHSSGLVHLDIKPSNIFICQCSSAGGAGESEEEEDGGLSTGVVYKIGDLGHVTSSSSPQVEEGDSRFLASEVLHEDYSNLPKADIFALGLTVLLAAGSPPLPQNGDEWHSLRRAQLPSLPQELSPAFRSLIQTLLDPEPSQRPSASALCRQPVLRKERTGKLAAQLRRELNVERFRTAMLEKELQEARLSTLSPQQAFPPSLQHPINTGSLPKAGRRLVGRNAARSMSFGCPGYGV from the exons ATGGCCATGGGAAGTGACTGGACGGTGCAAAACTTGGACTTCTCAAGCTGTGGCGAGGAAGAGGGTAGTGACAGCAGTTTGGATGAATGGAGCTCCATAAATCCTCAGATCCTAAGTCCCAACTCTGTGTGCAGGACACCCATAGTGCAGCGTCATTGCACCAGGAGCTTCACCATATCCCCATCCATCCCAGTTTCACCGACCACCCCCATTCCCTATGCCGCCTGGAGGAAACTGAGGCTCTGTGACTCCCCCAGTACTCCCAAG AGTCTGCTATCCAAGTCAGCTCTGCCCAGTTTCAGCACCAAGATATGCCGCAGTCAGAGGGCTCTGCGTTTCGCCACTTCCACTGACCCTGCCCAGTGCAGCCGCATGCCCTCTGTCAATGTGAACCCCTTCACCCCCGACACGTTCCGCAGGACCAGGGAGCACTACAAGAGGAAGAGTCGGAGGAGTGACGATGACGACTATGGATGCAG AATGAAACCGAGCCATACGTCAtcagaggaggatgatgatgcaTTTCTCCCGTCCAAG AGGCAGGCTGTCCAGGCTTTCATGTTGTCTAGGTATGAGAGTGAATTTCTGGAGCTTGGACATATTGGTGCGGGGGAGTTTGGAGTGGTGTGCAAGTGTGTGAAGAGGCTGGACGGCTGCTTGTACGCCATCAAGCGCTCTCGCCGACCACTTGCCGGGTCTGCCAATGA GCAGCTGGCCTTAAAGGAGGTGTATGCACATGCTGTACTTGGGCATCACCCCCATGTCGTCCGCTATTACTCAGCATGGGCTGAAGATGATCACATGATCATACAGAATGAGTATTGTGATG GTGGGAGTCTCCACGATGCCATATTAAAGAAGGAGGCAAGTGGAGAGCTGTTTCCAGAGCTGGAGTTGAGGGATCTACTTCTGCACGTTTCCATGGGTCTCAAGTATATTCACAGCTCTGGCCTTGTGCACCTAGACATTAAACCCA GTAATATCTTCATATGCCAATGCTCGAGCGCAGGTGGAGCGGGTGagagtgaggaggaagaggacggagGCCTTTCAACAGGGGTGGTTTATAAAATTG GTGACCTGGGCCATGTGACGTCCAGCAGCAGTCCACAAGTAGAGGAGGGGGACAGCCGCTTCCTCGCCAGCGAGGTCCTGCATGAG GACTACAGCAACCTGCCTAAGGCGGACATATTTGCACTAGgcctgactgtgctgctggcagcagggtcaccccctctccctcaGAATGGAGATGAATGGCACAGTCTCAGACGGGCACAGTTACCCAGCCTGCCCCAGGAGCTCTCCCCTGCTTTCAGAAGTCTCATTCAG ACTCTGCTGGATCCGGAGCCATCTCAACGACCCTCTGCGTCAGCGCTATGCAGACAACCTGTTTTGAGGAAGGAGAGGACTGGGAAGCTTGCTGCTCAACTGCGCAGAGAGCTCAATGTGGAGAGGTTCAGGACAGCCATGCTGGAAAA AGAGCTGCAGGAGGCTCGTTTGTCAACACTGTCCCCACAGCAGGCTTTTCCCCCTAGTCTACAGCATCCCATTAATACAGGGTCTTTGCCCAAAGCTGGGCGGAGGCTGGTCGGTAGGAATGCTGCCCGGTCCATGAGCTTTGGATGCCCAGGGTATGGAGTGTGA